A genomic segment from Halorubrum depositum encodes:
- a CDS encoding CPBP family intramembrane glutamic endopeptidase: MPNWAAFALATAALTLSLLYLTRRSQRLLERARIADSRSEVDVEREFEGERDDADAPPDGRPVLTTRLLLANAATSQTVGFVVLVAVAWWTAVPAAAFGIGGAHPTLGFPAFASLGSPALAGLGVAAGVGLAAGNEAAARLGTRAGLAPSDRLRAAMAPGTAGEWVLLLGVALPVVALFEEALFRGALVGALAAGFAVDPWLLAVGSSVAFGLGHGAQGRLGIAVAGALGLALAGLFVATGSLLVPVVAHYVVNAAEFAAHEGP, translated from the coding sequence ATGCCGAATTGGGCGGCGTTCGCGCTCGCGACCGCCGCCCTGACGCTGTCGCTTCTCTATCTCACCCGTCGCTCTCAGCGCCTGCTGGAGCGGGCGCGGATCGCCGACTCCCGGAGCGAGGTCGACGTCGAACGCGAATTCGAGGGAGAGCGCGACGACGCCGACGCGCCGCCCGACGGCCGCCCGGTGCTCACGACGCGGCTCCTCCTGGCCAACGCCGCGACGTCGCAGACGGTCGGGTTCGTCGTCCTCGTCGCGGTCGCGTGGTGGACCGCGGTGCCGGCGGCGGCGTTCGGGATCGGCGGAGCGCACCCGACGCTCGGCTTCCCGGCGTTCGCGTCGCTCGGAAGCCCCGCGCTCGCGGGGCTCGGCGTCGCCGCGGGAGTCGGGCTCGCCGCCGGCAACGAGGCGGCCGCGCGGCTCGGGACGCGGGCAGGCCTCGCACCGTCGGACCGGCTCCGCGCCGCGATGGCTCCCGGGACGGCCGGCGAGTGGGTCCTGTTGCTCGGCGTCGCGCTGCCGGTCGTCGCGCTCTTCGAGGAGGCGCTGTTCCGCGGCGCGCTGGTGGGCGCGCTCGCGGCGGGCTTCGCGGTCGATCCGTGGCTCCTCGCGGTCGGCTCGTCGGTCGCCTTCGGCCTCGGCCACGGGGCGCAGGGGCGCCTCGGCATCGCCGTCGCCGGCGCGCTCGGACTCGCGCTCGCGGGGCTGTTCGTCGCCACGGGGAGCCTCCTCGTCCCCGTCGTCGCTCATTACGTCGTCAACGCCGCCGAGTTCGCCGCCCACGAAGGGCCGTAG
- a CDS encoding CBS domain-containing protein, translated as MSGKPTVGEYMTRDVETVSPDETVGEVARRMAESDGHNGFPVTQGRTVEGFVSAADLLLADDEAPVFTVMSDDLIVAHPDMKVTDAARVILRSGIQRLPVVDDADNLVGIISNTDVVRSQIERATPSKVGKLMRTLEQIHGVALTEERREVRLTDLIPTQARVYADELEGRQYELERGLAEPLVVIDNGGTLHLADGHHRVMAAHEAGIETMDAYVIVPERAVDLGMAKTAEKEGLDAITDIEVVDYARHPLVETTKRLQ; from the coding sequence ATGAGCGGGAAACCGACCGTCGGCGAGTACATGACCCGCGACGTCGAGACCGTGAGCCCCGACGAGACGGTCGGCGAGGTGGCTCGGCGGATGGCCGAGAGCGACGGCCACAACGGGTTCCCCGTCACGCAGGGCCGGACCGTCGAGGGGTTCGTCTCGGCCGCCGACCTGCTGCTCGCCGACGACGAGGCCCCCGTCTTCACCGTGATGTCCGACGACCTCATCGTCGCGCACCCGGACATGAAGGTGACCGACGCCGCCCGGGTCATCCTCCGCTCCGGGATCCAGCGGCTCCCGGTCGTCGACGACGCCGACAACCTCGTGGGGATCATCTCGAACACGGACGTGGTCCGTTCGCAGATCGAGCGCGCCACGCCGAGCAAGGTCGGGAAGCTGATGCGGACCCTCGAGCAGATCCACGGCGTCGCGCTCACCGAGGAGCGACGGGAGGTCCGACTCACCGACCTCATTCCGACGCAGGCGCGGGTGTACGCCGACGAGCTGGAGGGGCGTCAGTACGAGCTGGAACGCGGGCTCGCGGAGCCGCTGGTCGTCATCGACAACGGCGGCACGCTCCACCTCGCCGACGGTCACCACCGGGTGATGGCCGCCCACGAGGCGGGTATCGAGACGATGGACGCGTACGTGATCGTCCCCGAGCGCGCGGTCGACCTCGGGATGGCCAAGACCGCCGAGAAGGAGGGGTTGGACGCCATCACCGACATCGAGGTCGTCGACTACGCGCGTCATCCCCTCGTGGAGACGACGAAGCGGCTGCAGTGA
- a CDS encoding SAM hydrolase/SAM-dependent halogenase family protein — protein MITLTSDFGSPYPAAMKGVIRRHTDAEMIDVAHDLPRGDPRAAAFWLRFVLPEFLPAVHCAVVDPGVGTDRDALVVRAGAHVLVAPDNGLAMPPARALAGAEAAAEVEAFVVDVDEPASQTFHGRDVFAPVAARIRARLDDDPANAGPEGVAAALESMVDLSPATDPVDIAFPEPTVERDEAGDPVAVDGEVLVIDRFGNVVTNVPGELVRGSDWIRVNGELTPVAETFGAVDPGDRLVTVGSHGYVECDVNDGRGDGAFDLRPGDEVRLVGDNVSF, from the coding sequence ATGATCACGCTCACGTCCGACTTCGGCTCGCCGTACCCGGCCGCGATGAAGGGAGTGATCCGCCGCCACACCGACGCCGAGATGATCGACGTCGCCCACGACCTCCCGCGCGGGGACCCGCGGGCGGCCGCCTTCTGGCTGCGCTTCGTCCTCCCGGAGTTCCTGCCCGCCGTCCACTGCGCCGTCGTCGACCCCGGCGTCGGCACCGATCGGGACGCCCTCGTCGTCCGCGCCGGCGCCCACGTCCTCGTCGCGCCCGACAACGGGCTCGCGATGCCGCCCGCGAGGGCGCTCGCGGGGGCGGAAGCGGCGGCCGAGGTCGAGGCGTTCGTCGTCGACGTCGACGAGCCCGCGAGCCAGACGTTCCACGGCCGCGACGTGTTCGCCCCCGTCGCCGCGCGGATCCGCGCGCGGCTCGACGACGATCCCGCGAACGCGGGTCCCGAGGGGGTCGCGGCCGCGCTCGAATCGATGGTCGACCTCTCGCCCGCGACCGACCCCGTCGACATCGCGTTCCCCGAACCGACCGTCGAGCGCGACGAGGCGGGCGACCCCGTCGCCGTCGACGGCGAGGTGCTCGTGATCGACCGGTTCGGCAACGTCGTCACCAACGTCCCGGGAGAGCTGGTCCGCGGCAGCGACTGGATCCGAGTGAACGGCGAGCTCACTCCCGTCGCGGAGACGTTCGGCGCGGTCGACCCCGGCGACCGGCTCGTCACCGTCGGGAGCCACGGCTACGTGGAGTGCGACGTCAACGACGGCCGCGGCGACGGCGCGTTCGACCTGCGCCCGGGCGACGAGGTGCGGCTGGTCGGCGACAACGTGAGTTTCTGA
- a CDS encoding DUF5793 family protein: protein MRRDYFELTVEGVGDDADDRATPLVRIDFHGPEGLLRERLSDTDGELLEASEVDVAFRLREPLADAADPEGVVGVTNRYTGDFVLELNETATDVLPFIHAARDSAGDEDARYRVEIDVEGERLVAYDKDTFLVYDHEGNLLRSESLIPSGVEL from the coding sequence ATGCGGCGTGACTACTTCGAACTGACCGTCGAGGGCGTCGGCGACGACGCCGACGACCGGGCGACGCCCCTGGTCCGGATCGACTTCCACGGGCCGGAGGGGCTCCTCCGCGAGCGGCTCTCGGACACGGACGGCGAGCTGCTCGAAGCCTCCGAGGTCGACGTGGCGTTCCGGCTCCGAGAACCGCTCGCGGACGCCGCCGACCCGGAGGGCGTGGTCGGCGTGACGAACCGGTACACCGGGGACTTCGTGTTGGAGCTCAACGAGACCGCCACGGACGTTCTCCCGTTCATCCACGCCGCGCGCGACTCGGCCGGCGACGAGGACGCCCGCTACCGCGTCGAGATCGACGTCGAGGGCGAGCGGCTCGTCGCCTACGACAAGGACACGTTCCTCGTGTACGACCACGAGGGGAACCTCCTCCGCAGCGAGAGCCTGATCCCCTCCGGCGTGGAGCTGTAG
- a CDS encoding NOP5/NOP56 family protein: MTDTDDDAAWFAGRAGDETAGDEAAAAARDRIASGEADEPRDWPALAVDSGFAESTDDYYDRLHEAAVAATRATVRERERADDQQLIHAVRAMDDCERTANELAERAAEWAGSLFDDAEPGIEGARAVAAREPETELERRAVSLAERVTDLAAERDALAETIDRVAPAVAPNLAEMAGPELAARLIALAGGLESLAKKPSGTVQVLGAEDALFAHLSGRAPSPKHGIIFTHDYVRNTRPEDRGSAARALAGKLTLAARVDHYAGERRETLHAELRERMATIRARAEADDESGGPDDAAAETEGDA; the protein is encoded by the coding sequence ATGACGGACACCGACGACGACGCGGCCTGGTTCGCGGGCCGCGCCGGGGACGAGACGGCCGGTGACGAGGCGGCCGCCGCCGCCCGCGACCGGATCGCGAGCGGGGAGGCCGACGAGCCGCGCGACTGGCCGGCGCTCGCCGTCGACTCCGGCTTCGCGGAGTCGACCGACGACTACTACGACCGGCTCCACGAGGCGGCCGTGGCGGCGACCCGCGCGACCGTCCGCGAGCGCGAGCGCGCCGACGATCAGCAGCTGATCCACGCCGTGCGGGCGATGGACGACTGCGAGCGCACCGCCAACGAGCTGGCCGAGCGCGCCGCCGAGTGGGCGGGGAGCCTGTTCGACGACGCGGAGCCGGGGATCGAGGGCGCCCGCGCGGTGGCGGCACGGGAGCCCGAAACCGAACTCGAGCGCCGGGCCGTCTCGCTCGCGGAACGAGTCACCGACCTCGCCGCCGAGCGCGACGCGCTCGCCGAGACGATCGACCGGGTCGCGCCCGCGGTGGCGCCGAACCTCGCCGAGATGGCCGGGCCGGAGCTCGCGGCGCGACTGATCGCGCTCGCCGGCGGGCTGGAGTCGCTGGCGAAGAAGCCCTCCGGCACGGTGCAGGTGCTCGGCGCGGAGGACGCGCTGTTCGCGCACCTCTCCGGGCGCGCGCCCTCGCCGAAACACGGGATCATCTTCACCCACGACTACGTCCGGAACACCCGGCCCGAAGACCGGGGGTCGGCCGCGCGGGCGCTCGCCGGGAAGCTGACGCTCGCGGCCCGCGTCGACCACTACGCGGGGGAGCGCCGGGAGACGCTCCACGCGGAGCTCCGCGAGCGGATGGCGACGATCCGGGCGCGGGCGGAGGCGGACGACGAGAGCGGCGGTCCCGACGACGCCGCCGCGGAGACGGAGGGCGACGCGTGA
- a CDS encoding transcription initiation factor IIB family protein gives MYRASDRVDNAAWIDRLDDACATLDLDEEALSTATDLFLSRAPDDERGKRVAAAASLYAAALIRGQERSQSAVADAMDVSRLSVQKRWKPILEDAGFSPPTW, from the coding sequence ATGTACCGAGCGAGCGATCGCGTCGACAACGCGGCGTGGATCGACCGGCTCGACGACGCGTGCGCGACGCTCGACCTCGACGAGGAGGCGCTCTCGACGGCGACGGACCTCTTCCTGTCGCGGGCGCCGGACGACGAGCGCGGCAAGCGCGTCGCCGCGGCCGCCAGCCTCTACGCCGCCGCGCTGATCCGCGGACAGGAGCGCTCGCAGTCCGCCGTCGCCGACGCGATGGACGTCTCTCGGCTCTCCGTCCAGAAGCGCTGGAAGCCGATCCTGGAGGACGCCGGCTTCTCGCCGCCGACGTGGTAG
- a CDS encoding nicotinamide-nucleotide adenylyltransferase gives MRGFYIGRYQPFHDGHRHMVEEIAGEVDELVLGIGSAGDSHTTRNPFTAGERVMMVTKAVEHLDVTTYVVPIEDLDRNSVWVSHVQSMTPRFDVAYSNNPLVVRLFEEADVEVRGSPMFRRDVLEGTELRERMIHGTDWEALVPEAVIDVIQEVDGVERIRRIAETDTNGEPPMDA, from the coding sequence ATGCGCGGGTTCTACATCGGGAGGTACCAGCCGTTTCACGACGGCCACCGACACATGGTCGAGGAGATCGCCGGCGAGGTCGACGAGCTCGTCCTGGGGATCGGTTCCGCCGGCGACTCCCACACCACCCGGAACCCGTTCACGGCCGGCGAGCGCGTGATGATGGTGACGAAGGCCGTCGAGCACCTCGACGTCACCACCTACGTCGTCCCCATCGAGGACCTCGACCGCAACTCCGTGTGGGTGAGCCACGTCCAGAGCATGACCCCGCGGTTCGACGTGGCCTACTCGAACAACCCGCTCGTCGTCCGGCTGTTCGAGGAGGCCGACGTCGAGGTGCGCGGCTCACCCATGTTCCGCCGCGACGTGTTAGAGGGGACGGAGCTGCGCGAGCGGATGATCCACGGCACCGACTGGGAGGCGCTCGTCCCGGAGGCCGTGATCGACGTGATTCAGGAGGTCGACGGCGTCGAGCGCATCCGCCGGATCGCCGAGACGGACACGAACGGCGAGCCTCCGATGGACGCGTAG
- a CDS encoding fibrillarin-like rRNA/tRNA 2'-O-methyltransferase, whose product MSEPDLPDGVERREIAGETRLATRGPSVYGEPTADGWRAWDPERSKLGGMLELGFDTGLAGGETVLYLGAASGTTVSHVADFAGPTYAVEFAPRPARDLLDAAEPRDRLFPLLKDARKPETYAHVVEADVDVVVQDVATRGQATVAARNARFLADDGRLLLAVKARSEDATAEPSDVFEAALDELRETYEILETRRLDRYHEDHLGVVATPR is encoded by the coding sequence GTGAGCGAGCCCGACCTGCCGGACGGCGTCGAGCGCCGCGAGATCGCCGGCGAGACGCGGCTGGCGACGCGCGGCCCGTCCGTCTACGGCGAGCCGACCGCCGACGGCTGGCGGGCGTGGGACCCGGAGCGCTCGAAGCTCGGCGGGATGCTCGAGCTCGGGTTCGACACCGGGCTGGCCGGCGGCGAGACGGTGCTGTACCTCGGCGCCGCGAGCGGGACGACCGTCAGCCACGTCGCCGACTTCGCGGGACCGACCTACGCGGTCGAGTTCGCCCCGCGTCCGGCCCGCGACCTCCTCGACGCCGCGGAGCCGCGCGACCGGCTGTTCCCGCTGTTGAAGGACGCCCGGAAGCCGGAGACGTACGCGCACGTCGTCGAGGCCGACGTCGACGTCGTCGTCCAGGACGTGGCGACGCGGGGACAGGCGACCGTGGCGGCGCGGAACGCGCGGTTCCTCGCGGACGACGGGCGGCTGCTGCTCGCGGTGAAGGCGCGCAGCGAGGACGCCACCGCGGAGCCGAGCGACGTGTTCGAGGCCGCGCTCGACGAGCTCCGCGAGACGTACGAGATCCTGGAGACGCGGCGGCTCGACCGGTACCACGAGGACCACCTCGGCGTCGTCGCGACGCCGCGGTAA
- the lonB gene encoding ATP-dependent protease LonB, with protein sequence MSNEKDANDPPTEDPDNPDEPGSEASDSAGNGEDAPDDVAPDDGARAPDEAGEAEESADREEPTDGEEPDGVWDDGIVVDDDPRPDDAETGHGDETGVTPEGVTEQHEGGGIDELGSSVEVEGAKIEDDPDEDDLLGGLKIDTTAELEIPDRLVDQVIGQEHARDVIIKAAKQRRHVMMIGSPGTGKSMLAKAMSELLPKEELQDVLVYHNPEDGNKPKVRTVPAGKGDQIVDAHREEARKRNQMRSLLMWIIIAVVLGYALIIVGQILVGIIAAGVVYLVFRYLNRGSDAMIPNLLVNNGDTKTAPFRDATGAHAGALLGDVRHDPFQSGGMETPSHDRVEAGAIHKANKGVLFIDEINTLDIRSQQHLMTAIQEGEFSITGQSERSSGAMVQTEPVPTDFVMIAAGNLDAMENMHPALRSRIKGYGYEVYMEDTIEDTPEMRRKYVRFIAQEVAKDGRLPEFTAEAVEEVILEAKRRSGRKGHLTLLFRNLGGLVRVAGDIARGEDADLTTRDHVLQAKGRSRSIEQQLADDFIERRKDYELQVSEGYVVGRVNGLAVMGEDSGIMLPVMAEVAPSQGPGEVIATGQLKEMAQESVSNVSAIIKKFSDENISEMDIHIQFVQAGQQGVDGDSASITVATAVISALENVGVDQSLAMTGSLSVRGDVLPVGGVTHKIEAAAKAGCTRVIIPQANEQDVMIEDEYKEMVEIIPVSHISEVLDIALEGEAEKDSLVSRLKSITGSALKEGSVSGPSSPSPQ encoded by the coding sequence ATGAGCAACGAAAAGGACGCGAACGACCCGCCGACCGAGGACCCCGATAATCCGGACGAGCCCGGGTCTGAGGCCTCGGATTCGGCGGGGAACGGCGAGGACGCCCCCGACGACGTCGCTCCCGACGACGGCGCCCGCGCGCCCGACGAGGCCGGCGAGGCCGAGGAGTCGGCCGACCGTGAGGAGCCGACGGACGGCGAGGAGCCGGACGGGGTCTGGGACGACGGGATCGTCGTCGACGACGACCCGCGCCCGGACGACGCCGAGACGGGTCACGGGGACGAGACCGGCGTCACCCCCGAGGGTGTCACCGAACAGCACGAGGGCGGCGGCATCGACGAGCTCGGGAGCTCCGTCGAGGTCGAGGGCGCCAAGATCGAAGACGACCCCGACGAGGACGACCTCCTCGGCGGGCTCAAGATCGACACCACCGCCGAACTCGAGATCCCCGACCGCCTCGTCGATCAGGTCATCGGGCAGGAGCACGCCCGCGACGTGATCATCAAGGCGGCCAAGCAGCGCCGCCACGTGATGATGATCGGCTCGCCCGGGACCGGGAAGTCGATGCTCGCGAAGGCGATGTCCGAGCTCCTCCCGAAAGAGGAGCTGCAGGACGTGCTGGTGTACCACAACCCGGAGGACGGCAACAAGCCGAAGGTCCGGACCGTCCCCGCCGGCAAGGGCGACCAGATCGTCGACGCGCACCGGGAGGAGGCGCGCAAGCGCAACCAGATGCGGTCGCTTCTGATGTGGATCATCATCGCCGTCGTGCTGGGCTACGCGCTCATCATCGTCGGCCAGATCCTCGTCGGCATCATCGCCGCCGGGGTCGTCTACCTCGTCTTCCGCTACCTCAACCGCGGCTCCGACGCGATGATCCCGAACCTGCTGGTGAACAACGGCGACACGAAGACCGCACCGTTCCGCGACGCGACCGGCGCGCACGCCGGCGCGCTGCTCGGCGACGTCCGGCACGACCCGTTCCAGTCCGGCGGGATGGAGACGCCCAGCCACGACCGCGTCGAGGCCGGGGCCATCCACAAGGCGAACAAGGGCGTGCTGTTCATCGACGAGATCAACACGCTCGACATCCGCAGCCAGCAGCACCTCATGACGGCGATCCAGGAGGGCGAGTTCTCGATCACGGGCCAGTCCGAGCGCTCCTCGGGCGCGATGGTCCAGACCGAGCCCGTCCCCACCGACTTCGTCATGATCGCGGCCGGGAACCTCGACGCGATGGAGAACATGCACCCGGCCCTCCGGAGCCGTATCAAGGGGTACGGCTACGAGGTGTACATGGAGGACACCATCGAGGACACCCCGGAGATGCGCCGGAAATACGTCCGGTTCATCGCCCAGGAGGTCGCGAAGGACGGCCGTCTGCCCGAGTTCACGGCCGAGGCCGTCGAGGAGGTCATCCTCGAGGCCAAGCGCCGCTCCGGCCGGAAGGGCCACCTCACCCTCCTGTTCCGGAACCTCGGCGGGCTCGTCCGCGTCGCCGGCGACATCGCCCGCGGCGAGGACGCCGACCTGACCACCCGCGACCACGTGCTGCAGGCCAAGGGGCGCTCGCGCTCCATCGAACAGCAGCTCGCGGACGACTTCATCGAGCGCCGGAAGGACTACGAGCTGCAGGTCTCCGAAGGGTACGTCGTCGGCCGCGTCAACGGGCTCGCCGTGATGGGCGAGGACTCCGGGATCATGCTCCCGGTGATGGCCGAGGTCGCGCCCTCCCAGGGCCCGGGCGAAGTGATCGCCACGGGCCAGCTGAAGGAGATGGCCCAGGAGTCGGTGTCGAACGTCTCCGCGATCATCAAGAAGTTCTCCGACGAGAACATCTCGGAGATGGACATCCACATCCAGTTCGTGCAGGCGGGCCAGCAGGGCGTCGACGGCGACTCCGCGTCCATCACGGTCGCGACCGCCGTCATCTCCGCGTTAGAGAACGTCGGGGTCGACCAGAGCCTCGCGATGACCGGCTCGCTGTCGGTGCGCGGCGACGTGCTCCCCGTCGGCGGCGTGACCCACAAGATCGAGGCGGCCGCGAAGGCCGGCTGCACCCGGGTCATCATCCCGCAGGCGAACGAGCAGGACGTGATGATCGAAGACGAGTACAAGGAGATGGTCGAGATTATCCCGGTCTCGCACATCAGCGAGGTCCTCGACATCGCCCTCGAAGGCGAGGCCGAGAAGGACTCGCTCGTCTCCCGGCTCAAGTCGATCACCGGCTCGGCGCTGAAGGAGGGGAGCGTCTCCGGCCCCTCCAGCCCGAGCCCGCAGTAG
- a CDS encoding endonuclease III domain-containing protein — MSTQAWDETRVRELHDDLTSLYEPVDRVAEHGADPTAEPGEGVRQLVTTILSQNVADANTSRASEALFDRYDDFAAIEAADGDELAETIRVAGLADQKAARIQRALAAIREETGGAYSLAFLDAMATDDAKDWLTDIKGVGPKTASVVLNFHFGKPTMAVDTHVERVSKRFGLVPESASNQAAHDALDELVPDELIYPLHVLLIRHGRTHCSARAADCDNPVCARYCDCEFCP; from the coding sequence ATGTCCACGCAAGCGTGGGACGAGACGCGGGTGCGCGAGCTGCACGACGACCTGACGTCGCTGTACGAGCCGGTGGACCGCGTCGCCGAGCACGGCGCCGACCCGACCGCCGAGCCCGGCGAGGGCGTTCGCCAGCTGGTGACGACGATCCTCTCGCAGAACGTCGCCGACGCCAACACGAGCCGGGCCTCGGAGGCGCTGTTCGACCGCTACGACGACTTCGCGGCGATCGAGGCGGCCGACGGCGACGAGCTCGCCGAGACGATCCGCGTGGCGGGACTCGCCGACCAGAAGGCCGCCCGGATCCAGCGCGCGCTCGCCGCGATCCGCGAGGAGACCGGCGGCGCCTACTCGCTGGCGTTCCTCGACGCGATGGCGACCGACGACGCGAAGGACTGGCTCACCGACATCAAGGGGGTCGGTCCGAAGACCGCCAGCGTCGTCCTGAACTTCCACTTCGGGAAGCCGACGATGGCGGTCGACACCCACGTCGAGCGCGTCTCGAAGCGCTTCGGGCTCGTCCCGGAGTCGGCCTCGAACCAGGCCGCCCACGACGCGCTCGACGAGCTGGTGCCGGACGAGCTGATCTACCCGCTGCACGTGCTGTTGATCCGGCACGGTCGGACCCACTGCTCGGCGCGCGCCGCCGACTGCGACAACCCCGTCTGCGCGCGCTACTGCGACTGCGAGTTCTGCCCCTGA